The genomic DNA ACCGCCTTCACCCTTGGGGTAATACGGTTCGATCAGTGCGATCAAACCCTTCCACGGCACCACCCGATCCATCTCGATCAGGAACAACTCTTTGCGGGTCTGCTTGCGTTTGCCGGCGTACTCGGCATCGGCGAAGGTCATTTGCTTCATCGGAAAACTCGGCGGGTGGCGTCCGGGCATTTTGCCAAAATCAGGAAGTCTTATTCAGAGTTTCCCTAATGAAAGAATATTTGGACAGTGCCGTATCTCTGGCTGAGCGCGTGGTGGCGCTGGCTAAGCAGTGCGGCGTTGAGCCAGCGCCACTGCAAACTGCCGCCTTGTTACATCGTATCGGTGAGCTGTGTGTGATCTACCAAGCCTATAAGTGGGAAAGCCAGGGCAATAGGTTGGATGAGAGCCTGCTCATGCACGCTGTCAACGACTTTGCCGCACCGCTTGCAATCAAATTGAAAGCCCAGTGGAACGTACCTATGGCCTTGCGTGACATGATCGGGGCTGTTTATGCGCTGCCACAGGCGCAAATTCGACGTGAGCAGGTGTTGATGCGCCTGGCGGCGGCCATAAACAACAGCGAACCACCTACCACCGTTGATCGGTTGATGCGGCTAGTGAGCTGTCTGTAAAATTCGTTAATCCAATGCCGGGCCAGTATACTGCGCGCTCTATCGTCATGAATTGAGCTCCCATATGGCCCGGCCAGCAGCCCCATTCTTCTTGAGTCCCAGTGATGCCGACATGCTGCAAGGCTGGTTACGCATGGGATCGCTGCCTCAGAGCATCGGCCAGCGGGCCAGAATTCTGTTGCTGCTGGCCAACGGTCTCACGCCCAAGGAGATCAGCGAGCAGCTGCAAGTCTCTGCGCCAGTGGTCTTCAAATGGCGTAAACGCTACCAGGAGACCGGTCTGGAGGGGCTGAGTGACCTGCGGCGCAGTGGAGCGCCTCGCAAGCTCAACGAAGCGAAGATCAAGGAAATCCTGACGCTGACGACCCAGCGAGTCCCGCGCGAAGCTACCCACTGGAGCCTACGGTTGATGGCCAAGTACGCTGGGGTCAGCATCTGGCAGGTCGCACAGGTGTGGGCTGCTGCCGACCTCAAGCCGCACCGGTTGAAAACCTTCAAGATCAGTAACGACCCGCACTTTGCAGACAAAGTGGTCGATGTCGTCGGGCTCTATTTGAATCCGCCCGACAACGCCCTGGTGCTATCTGTTGACGAAAAAACACAGATCCAGGCGCTGGACCGCACACAGCCCATGCTGCCGCTCAAGCCCGGGCAGATTGAGCGGCGGACGCATGACTATAAGCGCCACGGTACGGCCAGTCTGTACGCAGACTTTGACATCCTGACGGGTAAGGTCATCGGCCGTATCACCCAGCGGCACAGGGCCAAGGAGTTTTTGGAGTTCCTTCGACAGATCGACCGCAGCACTCCCGCCGAGCTGGACCTGCATGTAATTCTGGACAACAGCTCGACTCACAAGACCGCTGCCGTCAGGGAATGGCTGGAGAAGCATCCCCGTTTCAAGCTGCACTTCACACCGACCAGCGCCTCGTGGCTGAACGCCGTGGAGGGCTGGTTTGCGCAACTGGAAAGACGGGCGCTTTATCGTGATGCCTTCAGCAGCGTGGCTGACCTGAGAGCGGCGATACGTCGCTTCATTGAGGCTCATAACGAACATTCGGCTAAGCCGTTCCGCTGGAGCAAAACGGCTGAGTCGATTATCAGCTCCGTGCATCGAGCAAAGCTGGCTGTAATTCGGAATGAGTTATTGGATTAACCAGACAGGCCACTAGCCGGTTTGGAGTGACGTTTAGATATTCGTCTGGTGCGCTACCTGTCAGCCCAAAGCGAGCTAGGCTGAGTGAATATGGAGTTGCAACGCAAGGATCTGGAGCCGCGCATGCGCATAAGCAAAGGAATTGATGTCGAGTCGGTCATTCTGATCGTTGAAGACCAGACCACGGATGCGCTTGCTCTGCGTGAAACGGTGCGTGACCTAGGGGAGGTTCACGTGGCCAGTGACGGTCCTTCAGCCTTAGCGCTGGCCAGGCAGTGCAAGCCGGATCTTGTGCTTTTGGATATCGAAATGTCTGGCATGAGTGGCTTTGCCGTATGCAAGGCGTTCAAAGCCGATCCGAAACTCTGCGATGCCGCCATTATCTTTGTTACCTCCCATGTTCAATCTGAGAACGAGCTGCGCGCGCTGGAATATGGCGGTATTGATTTCATCCACAAGCCGCTAAATGCACCAGTGGCCAGGGCCCATATCAAAGCCCACCTGGCGTTGCGTCATGCTGCGAAGAAGCTCGCTAACCATGATGCGTTGACCGGCTTACCAAACCGCACGCTGTTGCAAGACCGTACCGAGCAAGCCTTGCAAAAGGCTCGTCGCAGTCAGCTCCGCGTGGCCATGCTGTTGCTCGACCTGGATAACTTCAAAGGCATTAATGACTCGCAGGGGCATTCCATTGGTGATGCCCTACTCAAGGAGGTCGCAGCCCGGCTTTCGCTGGCCTCCAGGGCTTTGGATACGGTCAGTCGGCAGGGTGGCGACGAGTTCATCGTTTTATTACCAGAGGTCAGCGGTTTTGATGTGGTCGGTGATTTTGCCGAGCGGCTACTCACCACCATCAGCACCCCCTTCATTATTCAAGGTAATCGCTATGACCTGAGCGCGAGTATCGGCATCAGCCTGTTCCCTGACGACAGCGAGGACACCGAGTCGCTCTACCGTCATGCGGATTCGGCCATGTATCAAGCCAAACTCGATGGGCGTAATCGTTGTCGCTTCTTTTCCCTCGATATTGAGCGCAGCACCCGTGGTCGGCATCTGTTGGAACAACATATGCGCACTGCGCTGGAAAATGGCGTATTTGAAGTTTTCTATCAGGCCAAGGTTGTGGCCACCGGGAATGTAATGGTCGGGATGGAGGCACTCGTACGCTGGCGTAGCAAAGAGGGCACCCTTATTTCGCCAGCTGATTTCATTCCGTTGGCCGAAGAGACCGGGCTGATCATTCCGATTGGTAAATTCGTGCTGCAGCAGGCCTGTCAGGATGCCCAGATGCTTGTCGCACAAGGCATGCATTTTGTGGTCAGCGTAAATATATCGGCAGTGCAGTTTCGCGAAGAATCATTTTTACAGATGGTGCAAGACACGTTGCTTGCATCAAGGCTCGCGCCAGAGTTTCTTGAGTTGGAGATCACCGAGGGCGTGCTGGCCAGGGATGTCGCTAACACGCAGCATGTACTGACATCTCTGCGCAGCATGGGGGTGAGGATTGCGCTGGATGATTTTGGCACGGGTTACTCAAGCCTTACCTACCTCAAGCGCTTTCCAGTGGATGTGCTGAAAATAGACCAGAGCTTTGTACGTGACATGCTGGTTGATAAGAGTGACGCCGCGATTATTGAGGCGATTGTCAAGTTGGCTCAGGCGCTCGGTCTTGAGCTAGTGGCTGAAGGCGTGGAGTCCCAGGAGCAAGCCGCCGCCTTGCAAGCTTTTGGCTGCCAAATTATGCAGGGCGGTTGCAGGAGCTGAGTGCAACACGGTTATTGAATTGACGCTGGCGCATCATGCCGCATAGCCATGGCTTCTTGCATTACTTCGCTCATGACTTCGATCGGGCACTTGAAGTCGAAGCGCTTACGCGGCCGCATATTCAGTTGCAGTGCAATGGCATCCAACTGTTCTTGGCTGTGTCCCGACAAGTCTGTGCCCTTGGGCAGGTACTGGCGAATGAGGCCGTTGATGTTTTCGTTGCTGCCGCGCTGCCAGGGGCTGTGTGGGTCGCAGAAGTAGATCGCTATGCCGGTTCTCTGGGTGATCTCGGCGTGCCGCGCCATCTCCCGGCCCTGGTCGTAGGTCATGCTCTTACGCATCGCCAGCGGCATACGATTGAGTGCGGCGCTGAAACCTTCCATCGCCGAGGTCGCCGTCGCATCGTTCATCTTGATCAGCATCAGGTAGCCACTGGTGCGTTCTACCA from Pseudomonas anguilliseptica includes the following:
- a CDS encoding putative bifunctional diguanylate cyclase/phosphodiesterase, producing the protein MELQRKDLEPRMRISKGIDVESVILIVEDQTTDALALRETVRDLGEVHVASDGPSALALARQCKPDLVLLDIEMSGMSGFAVCKAFKADPKLCDAAIIFVTSHVQSENELRALEYGGIDFIHKPLNAPVARAHIKAHLALRHAAKKLANHDALTGLPNRTLLQDRTEQALQKARRSQLRVAMLLLDLDNFKGINDSQGHSIGDALLKEVAARLSLASRALDTVSRQGGDEFIVLLPEVSGFDVVGDFAERLLTTISTPFIIQGNRYDLSASIGISLFPDDSEDTESLYRHADSAMYQAKLDGRNRCRFFSLDIERSTRGRHLLEQHMRTALENGVFEVFYQAKVVATGNVMVGMEALVRWRSKEGTLISPADFIPLAEETGLIIPIGKFVLQQACQDAQMLVAQGMHFVVSVNISAVQFREESFLQMVQDTLLASRLAPEFLELEITEGVLARDVANTQHVLTSLRSMGVRIALDDFGTGYSSLTYLKRFPVDVLKIDQSFVRDMLVDKSDAAIIEAIVKLAQALGLELVAEGVESQEQAAALQAFGCQIMQGGCRS
- a CDS encoding HDOD domain-containing protein, whose amino-acid sequence is MKEYLDSAVSLAERVVALAKQCGVEPAPLQTAALLHRIGELCVIYQAYKWESQGNRLDESLLMHAVNDFAAPLAIKLKAQWNVPMALRDMIGAVYALPQAQIRREQVLMRLAAAINNSEPPTTVDRLMRLVSCL
- a CDS encoding IS630 family transposase, whose product is MARPAAPFFLSPSDADMLQGWLRMGSLPQSIGQRARILLLLANGLTPKEISEQLQVSAPVVFKWRKRYQETGLEGLSDLRRSGAPRKLNEAKIKEILTLTTQRVPREATHWSLRLMAKYAGVSIWQVAQVWAAADLKPHRLKTFKISNDPHFADKVVDVVGLYLNPPDNALVLSVDEKTQIQALDRTQPMLPLKPGQIERRTHDYKRHGTASLYADFDILTGKVIGRITQRHRAKEFLEFLRQIDRSTPAELDLHVILDNSSTHKTAAVREWLEKHPRFKLHFTPTSASWLNAVEGWFAQLERRALYRDAFSSVADLRAAIRRFIEAHNEHSAKPFRWSKTAESIISSVHRAKLAVIRNELLD